A region from the Catellatospora sp. TT07R-123 genome encodes:
- the dxs gene encoding 1-deoxy-D-xylulose-5-phosphate synthase yields the protein MNERTSLLSTVQGPQDLKALTPEQLAGLAAEIRDFLIAKVARTGGHLGPNLGVVELTLAMHRVFDSPVDRFVFDTGHQAYVHKIVTGRQDGFDLLRQRGGLTGYPSQAESEHDLVENCHASTALSYADGIAKAYALRGEKRHVVAVVGDGALTGGMCWEALNNIAATENPLVIIVNDNGRSYAPTIGGLADHLATLRLNPGYEKVLDLVKDALEKTPLVGKPLFDALHAVKKGIKDAVAPQAMFEDLGLKYIGPVDGHDQVALESALARAKRFSGPVIVHAVTAKGYGYQPALDDEADHLHSPGAFDPLTGRLLAAPSLKWTSVFGDELVTIAAQRPDVVGITAAMPESTGIDKLAAAFPRRAFDVGIAEQHATTSAAGLALAGLHPVVAVYATFLNRAFDQVLLDVALHRLPVTFVLDRAGITGPDGPSHYGIWDMAVFGVVPGLRVAAPRDAETLREELREAVDINDGPTIVRFPTGSVPAALPALRRLGGSDGLGGVDVLAETDRRDVLLVAVGAFAHLAVQVAGRLAERGYGVTVVDPRWVRPVPVEIVGLAREHKIVVTIEDGVRAGGVGDAVSKLLRDNELDVPVRDLGVPSQWIDHGTRAEILTEIGLTAPEITEKVTKWAAAVTAPAEQPLSSAVRG from the coding sequence GTGAACGAGCGCACGAGCCTGTTGAGCACGGTGCAGGGGCCGCAGGACCTCAAGGCCCTGACCCCGGAGCAGCTGGCGGGCCTGGCGGCGGAGATCCGGGACTTCCTGATCGCCAAGGTGGCGCGCACCGGCGGCCACCTCGGCCCGAACCTGGGTGTGGTCGAGCTCACCCTCGCGATGCACCGGGTGTTCGACTCCCCGGTGGACCGGTTCGTGTTCGACACCGGCCACCAGGCGTACGTGCACAAGATCGTCACCGGCCGCCAGGACGGGTTCGACCTGCTGCGCCAGCGCGGCGGCCTCACCGGCTACCCGAGCCAGGCCGAGAGCGAGCACGACCTCGTCGAGAACTGCCACGCCTCGACCGCCCTCTCCTACGCCGACGGCATCGCCAAGGCGTACGCGCTGCGCGGTGAGAAGCGCCACGTGGTCGCCGTCGTCGGCGACGGGGCGCTCACGGGCGGCATGTGCTGGGAGGCGCTGAACAACATCGCCGCCACCGAGAACCCGCTCGTGATCATCGTGAACGACAACGGGCGCTCGTACGCCCCGACCATCGGCGGCCTGGCCGACCACCTGGCCACGCTGCGCCTCAACCCGGGCTACGAGAAGGTCCTCGACCTGGTCAAGGACGCGCTGGAGAAGACCCCGCTGGTCGGCAAGCCGCTGTTCGACGCCCTGCACGCGGTCAAGAAGGGCATCAAGGACGCCGTCGCCCCGCAGGCGATGTTCGAGGACCTGGGCCTGAAGTACATCGGCCCGGTCGACGGGCACGACCAGGTGGCGCTGGAGTCGGCGCTGGCGCGGGCGAAGCGGTTCAGCGGCCCGGTCATCGTGCACGCGGTCACCGCCAAGGGCTACGGCTACCAGCCGGCCCTGGACGACGAGGCCGACCACCTGCACTCGCCCGGCGCGTTCGACCCGCTCACCGGCCGCCTGCTGGCCGCCCCGAGCCTGAAGTGGACCAGCGTCTTCGGCGACGAGCTGGTCACCATCGCCGCGCAGCGGCCCGACGTCGTCGGCATCACCGCCGCGATGCCCGAGTCGACCGGCATCGACAAGCTCGCCGCCGCGTTCCCGCGGCGCGCCTTCGACGTCGGCATCGCCGAGCAGCACGCCACCACGTCGGCGGCCGGCCTGGCCCTGGCCGGGCTGCACCCGGTCGTCGCCGTGTACGCCACGTTCCTCAACCGGGCCTTCGACCAGGTGCTGCTCGACGTGGCCCTGCACCGGCTGCCGGTGACGTTCGTGCTCGACCGGGCGGGCATCACCGGCCCCGACGGCCCCAGCCACTACGGCATCTGGGACATGGCGGTGTTCGGCGTGGTCCCGGGCCTGCGGGTGGCGGCGCCGCGCGACGCCGAGACGCTGCGCGAGGAGCTGCGCGAGGCCGTCGACATCAACGACGGCCCGACCATCGTCCGGTTCCCGACTGGCTCGGTGCCCGCCGCGCTGCCCGCGCTGCGCCGCCTCGGCGGCAGCGACGGCCTGGGCGGCGTGGACGTGCTGGCCGAGACCGACCGCCGCGACGTGCTGCTGGTGGCCGTGGGCGCGTTCGCGCACCTGGCCGTGCAGGTGGCGGGCAGGCTCGCCGAGCGCGGCTACGGCGTGACCGTGGTCGACCCGCGCTGGGTGCGGCCGGTGCCGGTCGAGATCGTCGGACTGGCCCGCGAACACAAGATCGTGGTCACCATCGAGGACGGCGTACGGGCGGGCGGTGTCGGCGACGCGGTGTCCAAGCTGCTGCGCGACAACGAGCTCGACGTGCCCGTCCGCGACCTCGGCGTGCCGTCGCAGTGGATCGACCACGGCACCCGCGCCGAGATCCTGACCGAGATCGGCCTGACCGCGCCCGAGATCACCGAGAAGGTCACCAAGTGGGCCGCGGCGGTCACCGCCCCGGCCGAGCAGCCGCTGAGCAGCGCGGTGCGCGGCTGA
- a CDS encoding TrkA family potassium uptake protein, whose protein sequence is MHVVIMGCGRVGSTLAHSLEARGHSVSIIDQDADAFRRLSPDFAGTTVTGVGFDREVLVQAGVERADAFAAVSSGDNSNIISARLARETFGVQRVVARIYDQRRAEVYERLGIPTVATVRWTADRIVRHLVPEGATELYRDPTSTVAIIETPINPAWVGHPLRELEEATGTRTAFLMRFGLGVLTTDSTVLQDGDQVFMLVTDEIAGTVSKIAAAPPAAA, encoded by the coding sequence GTGCACGTTGTGATCATGGGATGCGGCCGGGTCGGTTCGACACTGGCGCACAGCCTGGAGGCGCGCGGGCACTCGGTCTCGATCATCGATCAGGACGCCGACGCGTTCCGGCGCCTGTCCCCCGACTTCGCCGGCACCACCGTCACCGGCGTCGGCTTCGACCGCGAGGTGCTCGTCCAGGCCGGCGTAGAGCGGGCCGACGCCTTCGCGGCCGTGTCCAGCGGCGACAACTCCAACATCATCTCCGCCCGGCTGGCCCGGGAGACCTTCGGCGTGCAGCGCGTGGTCGCCCGCATCTACGACCAGCGCCGCGCCGAGGTATACGAGCGGCTGGGCATCCCCACCGTCGCGACCGTGCGCTGGACCGCCGACCGGATCGTGCGCCACCTCGTGCCCGAGGGCGCGACCGAGCTGTACCGCGACCCCACCAGCACCGTGGCGATCATCGAGACGCCGATCAACCCGGCCTGGGTCGGCCACCCCCTGCGGGAGCTGGAGGAGGCCACCGGCACCCGAACCGCCTTCCTGATGCGGTTCGGGCTGGGCGTGCTGACCACCGACTCGACCGTGCTGCAGGATGGCGACCAGGTGTTCATGCTGGTCACCGACGAGATCGCGGGCACGGTCAGCAAGATCGCCGCCGCCCCGCCGGCCGCCGCTTAA
- a CDS encoding class I SAM-dependent RNA methyltransferase → MTETALTAPAEQLYEGDRVEVTVGPIAHGGHCVARHAGQVIFVRHALPGERVVAEITEVHKKNLRAEAVTVLEASADRITPRCPYAHADGCGGCDLQHVARPAQLEWKAAVVREQLARLGGLAAEEIEALDVTVAQLPGGDEGWRTRVSYHVDAAGRAGLLKHRSNEVVAIDRCRIAHPDIQALDVLSRRWPDTAEIDVVRPADGGAQPVQHPPQQITERAAGHDFAISADGFWQVHPAAADTLVQAVLDLLAPAPGEHAWDLYGGAGLFAAGLADRVGVTGHVTLVEAAREGAAAARANLAGRPVSVVAAPVEKALHQDRRPQQRLPRPDVVVLDPPRKGAGAAVVRGLVAAAPRAVAYVACDPAAFARDVRTFREAGWQLKELRAFDCFPQTHHVECVALLVP, encoded by the coding sequence ATGACTGAGACCGCTCTGACCGCCCCGGCCGAGCAGCTGTACGAGGGCGACCGGGTCGAGGTGACCGTCGGGCCGATCGCGCACGGCGGCCACTGCGTGGCCCGGCACGCCGGACAGGTGATCTTCGTCCGGCACGCCCTGCCCGGCGAGCGCGTGGTGGCCGAGATCACCGAGGTGCACAAGAAGAACCTGCGCGCCGAGGCGGTGACGGTGCTGGAGGCCTCGGCCGACCGGATCACCCCGCGCTGCCCGTACGCCCATGCCGACGGCTGCGGCGGCTGCGACCTCCAGCACGTCGCCCGGCCCGCCCAGCTGGAGTGGAAGGCCGCGGTCGTGCGCGAGCAGCTCGCGCGCCTGGGCGGCCTGGCCGCCGAGGAGATCGAGGCGCTGGACGTGACGGTGGCGCAGCTGCCGGGCGGCGACGAGGGCTGGCGCACCCGGGTGAGCTACCACGTCGACGCGGCCGGGCGGGCGGGGCTGCTCAAGCACCGCTCCAACGAGGTGGTGGCGATCGACCGCTGCCGCATCGCGCACCCCGACATCCAGGCGCTGGACGTGCTGTCGCGCCGCTGGCCGGACACCGCCGAGATCGACGTGGTGCGCCCGGCCGACGGCGGCGCCCAGCCGGTGCAGCACCCGCCGCAGCAGATCACCGAGCGGGCGGCCGGGCACGACTTCGCCATCTCGGCCGACGGGTTCTGGCAGGTGCACCCGGCCGCCGCCGACACGCTGGTCCAGGCGGTGCTGGACCTGCTGGCCCCGGCCCCCGGCGAGCACGCCTGGGACCTGTACGGCGGTGCGGGCCTGTTCGCCGCCGGGCTGGCCGACCGAGTGGGCGTCACCGGCCACGTGACCCTGGTCGAGGCGGCCCGCGAGGGGGCCGCCGCCGCCCGCGCGAACCTGGCCGGGCGTCCGGTGAGCGTGGTCGCCGCGCCGGTGGAGAAGGCCCTGCACCAGGACCGCCGACCGCAGCAGCGGCTGCCCCGGCCCGACGTCGTCGTGCTGGACCCGCCGCGCAAGGGCGCCGGTGCCGCCGTGGTCCGCGGGCTGGTCGCCGCGGCGCCCCGCGCGGTGGCGTACGTCGCCTGCGACCCCGCGGCGTTCGCCCGCGACGTGCGCACCTTCCGGGAGGCGGGCTGGCAGCTGAAGGAGCTGCGCGCCTTCGACTGCTTCCCGCAGACCCACCACGTGGAGTGCGTGGCGCTGCTGGTCCCGTGA
- a CDS encoding TrkA family potassium uptake protein, giving the protein MTMRVAIAGAGNVGRSIAQELIENGHQVMLLERQPRMLRPERVPAAEWVLADACELSSLQEVNLAACDVVVAATGDDKVNLVVSLLAKTEFAVPRVVARVNRAENEWLFTEQWGVDVSVSKPRLMAALVEEAVTVGDLVRLMTFRQGEANLVEITLPQDAPHVGQPIRDIPLPHDSALVAIVRGRRVLTPSPDDPVEAGDELVFVCTVEVEEQVRSVMLGADSVERTRSRRR; this is encoded by the coding sequence ATGACCATGCGTGTCGCCATCGCCGGTGCCGGCAACGTCGGGCGCTCCATCGCCCAGGAACTGATCGAGAACGGCCACCAGGTCATGCTCCTGGAGCGCCAGCCCCGGATGCTGCGCCCCGAGCGGGTGCCCGCCGCCGAGTGGGTGCTCGCCGACGCGTGCGAGCTGTCCAGCCTCCAGGAGGTCAACCTGGCCGCCTGCGACGTGGTCGTGGCCGCCACCGGTGACGACAAGGTCAACCTGGTCGTGTCGCTGCTGGCCAAGACCGAGTTCGCGGTGCCGCGCGTGGTCGCCCGGGTCAACCGCGCCGAGAACGAGTGGCTGTTCACCGAGCAGTGGGGCGTCGACGTCTCCGTCAGCAAGCCGCGCCTGATGGCGGCGCTGGTCGAGGAGGCGGTGACCGTAGGCGACCTGGTCCGGCTGATGACCTTCCGGCAGGGCGAGGCGAACCTCGTCGAGATCACCCTGCCGCAGGACGCGCCGCACGTGGGCCAGCCGATCCGCGACATCCCGCTGCCGCACGACAGCGCCCTGGTCGCCATCGTGCGCGGCCGCCGGGTGCTCACGCCCAGCCCCGACGACCCGGTCGAGGCCGGTGACGAGCTGGTGTTCGTGTGCACGGTCGAGGTCGAGGAGCAGGTGCGCTCGGTCATGCTCGGCGCCGACAGCGTCGAACGCACCCGCTCCCGCCGCCGCTGA
- a CDS encoding APC family permease produces the protein MASPTSLLKRLLLGRPFRSDRLQHTLLPKRIALPIFASDALSSVAYAPGEILLTLSVAGAAAYAYSPWVALAVVVVMLTVVASYRQNVHAYPSGGGDYEVATVNLGPKAGLGVASALLVDYVLTVAVSISSGVDSLGDAIPLIGQHKVITAVVLIAVLAALNLRGLKESGLLFAIPTYLFMFSIVGLVGWGLFRILVLGQDLKASSAGLTILPEHGMSVATSFAFAFLLVRAFSSGCAALTGVEAISNGVPAFKAPKSKNAATTLLLLGTISIAMMLGIVALSLMTGLQYVESPKDQIVGATANYKQPTVIAQLAEVVFNHFPPGFYLVIAVTALILVLAANTAFNGFPVLGSILAQDRYLPRQLHTRGDRLAFSNGIMFLAAFAAVLVVAFQAQTTRLIQLYIVGVFVSFTLSQIGMLRHWNRLLRTERDPVARRRMNRSKAINGFGAVMTGFVLILVLLTKFTHGAWISLAAMAVIYAVMLAIRKHYDTVARELVPSEERPVLPARNHAVVLVSKVHLPTMRALAYAKATRPDTLTALTVNVDTADTRAIQAEWDRRGISVPLTVVDSPYREISRPIIDYVKSLRRESPRDVVTVFIPEYVVGRWWEHLLHNQSALRIKGRLLYESGVMVVSVPWQLDSTSATNLDRLDRSLARTPARGPRPGEDGYVKTHD, from the coding sequence GTGGCGAGCCCTACCTCCCTGCTGAAGCGTCTGCTGCTCGGCAGGCCCTTCCGGTCCGACCGGCTGCAGCACACGCTGCTGCCCAAGCGCATCGCTCTGCCGATCTTCGCCTCGGACGCGCTGTCCAGCGTCGCCTACGCGCCCGGCGAGATCCTGCTGACCCTGTCGGTGGCGGGTGCCGCCGCCTACGCGTACTCCCCCTGGGTGGCGCTGGCGGTCGTGGTGGTGATGCTCACCGTGGTCGCGAGCTACCGCCAGAACGTGCACGCGTATCCGTCCGGCGGTGGCGACTACGAGGTCGCCACGGTCAACCTCGGCCCGAAGGCGGGTCTGGGCGTGGCCAGCGCGCTGCTGGTCGACTACGTGCTCACCGTGGCGGTGTCGATCTCGTCCGGCGTGGACAGCCTCGGCGACGCGATCCCGTTGATCGGCCAGCACAAGGTGATCACGGCGGTGGTGCTGATCGCCGTCCTGGCCGCGCTCAACCTGCGCGGACTCAAGGAGTCGGGGCTGCTCTTCGCGATCCCGACCTACCTGTTCATGTTCTCCATCGTCGGGCTGGTCGGCTGGGGCCTGTTCCGCATCCTGGTGCTGGGCCAGGACCTGAAGGCGTCCAGCGCCGGCCTGACCATCCTGCCCGAGCACGGCATGAGCGTCGCGACCAGCTTCGCCTTCGCGTTCCTGCTGGTACGGGCGTTCTCCTCCGGCTGCGCCGCCCTCACCGGCGTCGAGGCGATCTCCAACGGCGTGCCCGCGTTCAAGGCGCCCAAGAGCAAGAACGCCGCCACCACGCTGCTGCTGTTGGGCACCATCTCGATCGCGATGATGCTCGGCATCGTGGCGCTGAGCCTGATGACCGGCTTGCAGTACGTCGAGAGCCCCAAGGACCAGATCGTCGGCGCGACCGCCAACTACAAGCAGCCGACCGTCATCGCGCAGCTCGCCGAGGTGGTCTTCAACCACTTCCCGCCCGGCTTCTACCTGGTCATCGCGGTGACCGCGCTGATCCTGGTGCTGGCGGCCAACACCGCCTTCAACGGCTTCCCGGTGCTGGGCTCGATCCTGGCGCAGGACCGCTACCTGCCGCGCCAGCTGCACACCCGCGGCGACCGGCTGGCCTTCTCCAACGGCATCATGTTCCTGGCCGCCTTCGCGGCGGTGCTGGTGGTCGCGTTCCAGGCGCAGACGACGCGGCTGATCCAGCTCTACATCGTGGGCGTGTTCGTGTCGTTCACGCTGTCGCAGATCGGCATGCTGCGGCACTGGAACCGGCTGCTGCGCACCGAGCGCGACCCGGTGGCGCGGCGGCGGATGAACCGCTCCAAGGCGATCAACGGCTTCGGTGCGGTCATGACCGGCTTCGTGCTGATCCTGGTGCTGCTGACGAAGTTCACCCACGGCGCCTGGATCTCGCTGGCGGCGATGGCGGTGATCTACGCGGTGATGCTGGCGATCCGCAAGCACTACGACACGGTCGCCCGGGAGCTCGTGCCCTCGGAGGAGCGGCCGGTGCTGCCCGCCCGCAACCACGCGGTGGTGCTGGTCAGCAAGGTCCACCTGCCGACGATGCGGGCGCTGGCGTACGCCAAGGCGACCCGGCCGGACACGCTGACCGCGCTGACGGTCAACGTCGACACCGCCGACACCCGGGCCATCCAGGCAGAGTGGGACCGGCGCGGCATCAGCGTCCCGCTGACCGTGGTCGACTCGCCGTACCGGGAGATCTCGCGGCCCATCATTGACTATGTCAAGTCGCTGCGCCGCGAGTCGCCGCGCGACGTGGTCACCGTCTTCATCCCCGAGTACGTCGTCGGCCGCTGGTGGGAGCACCTGCTGCACAACCAGTCCGCGCTGCGGATCAAGGGCCGGCTGCTGTACGAGTCGGGCGTCATGGTCGTCAGCGTGCCCTGGCAGCTCGACTCGACCAGCGCCACCAACCTCGACCGGCTCGACCGCAGCCTGGCGCGCACCCCCGCCCGCGGCCCCCGTCCGGGGGAGGATGGATACGTGAAGACGCATGACTGA
- a CDS encoding PQQ-binding-like beta-propeller repeat protein produces MNVDVIELGEHWSAPRPEPEGTPLLRYRRPVLLALALVLTGTTAAAALPQRRVAALGDYRISGVTRSESRAVVLDDLLVAQGADTLAAFSPGDGTRLWQVPYRSSVPGAAQFDVRDGVLLVSEVGTATDVRDRATGALLWQAPHPPAVVGGLGVVVSSDPLVVDGDGRAVSGAEPNAAEEATGHDLRTGRLLWRVPGAPFAALDSVRGEVWSVDPSGVFTVHAVRDGRAVRTGELAFPPGTPADVAADPDRIELSSVGADGMVRQLGYDPATLRPLGPVSSPAAVTMPNVYRCGQVQCVTEAEGGGFRISIQDPATAAVSYRFDPNVNPVPVGGGFVTVDLRSLPGRLGSAARDLVDQASGRRMQDLRGWDVLSSSYDQDGRVLLLREVGHATQVARIDGGAVTVLGELPYRVRWCAYRPGRLSCLYDRDRLGIWRVED; encoded by the coding sequence GTGAACGTCGACGTCATCGAGCTCGGCGAGCACTGGTCGGCGCCGCGGCCCGAGCCCGAGGGCACGCCGCTGCTGCGCTACCGCAGGCCGGTCCTGCTGGCACTGGCGCTGGTGCTGACCGGCACGACGGCCGCGGCGGCACTGCCGCAGCGCCGGGTGGCCGCCCTGGGCGACTACCGGATCTCCGGCGTGACGCGGTCCGAGTCGAGGGCGGTCGTCCTGGACGATCTGCTGGTCGCGCAGGGTGCCGACACGCTGGCGGCGTTCTCGCCCGGCGACGGCACCCGGCTCTGGCAGGTGCCGTACCGCTCCTCGGTGCCCGGCGCGGCGCAGTTCGACGTCCGCGACGGCGTGCTGCTGGTGTCGGAGGTCGGCACCGCGACCGACGTACGGGACCGGGCGACGGGCGCGCTGCTGTGGCAGGCGCCGCACCCGCCCGCCGTCGTCGGCGGCCTGGGGGTCGTCGTGAGCAGCGACCCGCTGGTCGTCGATGGTGACGGCAGGGCTGTCAGCGGCGCCGAACCGAACGCCGCGGAGGAGGCGACCGGCCACGACCTGCGCACCGGCAGGCTGCTGTGGCGGGTGCCCGGGGCGCCGTTCGCCGCGCTCGACTCCGTGCGGGGCGAGGTGTGGTCCGTCGACCCCTCGGGTGTCTTCACGGTCCACGCGGTCCGGGACGGGCGGGCGGTGCGTACGGGTGAGCTCGCGTTCCCGCCCGGGACACCGGCGGACGTCGCGGCGGACCCCGATCGGATCGAGCTGTCGTCGGTCGGCGCCGACGGCATGGTCAGGCAGCTCGGCTACGACCCGGCCACGCTGCGGCCGCTCGGCCCCGTCAGCAGTCCCGCAGCCGTGACCATGCCGAACGTCTACCGGTGCGGGCAGGTGCAGTGCGTGACGGAGGCGGAGGGCGGCGGCTTCCGGATCAGCATCCAGGACCCGGCCACCGCCGCGGTGAGCTACCGGTTCGACCCGAACGTGAACCCGGTGCCCGTCGGCGGCGGGTTCGTCACCGTCGACCTGCGTTCCCTGCCCGGTCGGCTCGGCTCCGCCGCCAGGGACCTCGTGGACCAGGCCAGCGGCCGCAGGATGCAGGATCTGCGCGGCTGGGACGTGCTGTCGTCGTCATACGATCAGGACGGCCGGGTCCTGCTGCTGCGGGAGGTCGGCCACGCCACCCAGGTGGCGCGGATCGACGGCGGCGCCGTCACGGTGCTCGGCGAGCTGCCGTACCGCGTGCGGTGGTGCGCCTACCGGCCCGGCCGGCTCAGCTGCCTGTACGACCGCGACCGCCTGGGCATCTGGCGGGTCGAGGACTGA
- a CDS encoding PQQ-binding-like beta-propeller repeat protein, producing MPTETIDLREDWAQAPEDPGSPPLPPLRELRRPAGFALALLLAAAPAASAAPVRQVAELATFELAGVANVGSDISPAQVVGDLLLSRGGQTLTAYRMTDGTLRWRVPFPSSDPSQGYATAGNGVVVALSGNQAAATTVFDEQTGAQLWTTEASVYALGDVGVQIVDYTSGYDPSIAPADQPKRESDLVRGYELRTGRVLWELRGTPFATVNAEQRQVLTITNDGAVAFYDVGDGRLLRRGEVTWPAGQPVYVNTYGDLLQLNAVVPGKEPVDAEYDLTTLRARPVDAAVHNSYPYPCGAFRCVNRFGKDGGDFQVSVTDPATGATRWQVEQNLGLVAVADGFVTIDPNQSPIGDFGAAAVRLADPATGRTLLDLTGWLILVPMADGTGRATQDYVLLRQVGRTAQVARIVDGEVRVLGSLRHEIQRCFYVPGSLSCVYGGNHLAFWRVGE from the coding sequence ATGCCGACCGAGACGATCGACCTGCGCGAGGACTGGGCACAGGCGCCCGAGGACCCGGGCAGCCCGCCGCTGCCGCCGCTGCGGGAGCTGCGCAGGCCCGCCGGGTTCGCGCTGGCCCTGCTGCTGGCGGCCGCGCCGGCCGCCTCGGCGGCACCGGTGCGGCAGGTCGCCGAGCTGGCGACGTTCGAGCTCGCGGGAGTGGCGAACGTGGGCAGCGACATCTCTCCCGCGCAGGTCGTGGGCGACCTGCTGCTGTCGCGCGGCGGCCAGACCCTGACCGCGTACCGGATGACCGACGGCACCCTGCGCTGGCGCGTGCCCTTCCCGAGCTCCGATCCCAGCCAGGGCTATGCGACGGCCGGGAACGGGGTGGTGGTGGCCCTGTCCGGAAACCAGGCGGCGGCCACCACGGTGTTCGACGAGCAGACCGGCGCGCAGCTCTGGACGACGGAGGCCAGCGTGTACGCCCTCGGCGACGTGGGCGTCCAGATCGTCGACTACACCTCCGGGTACGACCCGAGCATCGCCCCGGCGGACCAGCCGAAACGGGAGTCCGACCTGGTCCGGGGCTACGAGCTGCGCACCGGCCGGGTGCTGTGGGAGCTGCGGGGCACCCCGTTCGCCACCGTCAACGCCGAGCAGCGGCAGGTGCTGACGATCACGAACGACGGCGCGGTCGCGTTCTACGACGTAGGCGACGGGCGGCTGCTGCGCCGGGGCGAGGTGACGTGGCCCGCGGGGCAGCCGGTGTACGTCAACACGTACGGGGACCTGCTCCAGCTGAACGCGGTCGTGCCGGGAAAGGAACCCGTCGACGCCGAGTACGACCTGACGACGCTGCGTGCCCGGCCGGTGGACGCCGCCGTGCACAACAGCTATCCCTACCCGTGCGGGGCCTTCCGGTGCGTCAACAGATTCGGCAAGGACGGCGGGGACTTCCAGGTCTCGGTCACGGACCCGGCCACGGGCGCGACCCGCTGGCAGGTCGAGCAGAACCTGGGGCTGGTGGCGGTCGCGGACGGGTTCGTCACCATCGACCCCAACCAGTCGCCGATCGGCGACTTCGGCGCCGCCGCGGTCCGGCTGGCCGACCCGGCCACCGGTCGCACGCTGCTGGACCTGACCGGCTGGCTGATCCTGGTCCCGATGGCGGACGGGACCGGCCGCGCGACACAGGACTACGTGCTGCTGCGCCAGGTCGGCAGGACGGCCCAGGTCGCCCGGATCGTGGACGGCGAGGTCCGGGTGCTGGGCTCGCTGCGGCACGAGATCCAGCGGTGCTTCTACGTGCCGGGTAGCCTGAGCTGCGTCTACGGCGGCAACCATCTCGCGTTCTGGCGAGTCGGAGAGTGA
- a CDS encoding PQQ-binding-like beta-propeller repeat protein: MPTSLGDRTEMIDLSDDWALPAEDPGSPPLPPLRDLRRRAGYAVALALAAVLGASAAPVRDIAELAAFELPGVSQYTGSEAVQHSGDLLLVLGTTSLTAYASADGALRWSTPYATPVPGQGFATAAAGVVLAVSDTGVTSVFDRETGAPLWSAPRQVYPVDGVGVQVAVYGDWFDPATPAPGAPDRRADEVTGYDLRTGRTLWTLRGTPFAAVNSERGVVLTATAQGEVAVHDVHDGHVVRRGQAGFPPGRPVFLYSFQDSVQLGSMPPVREPAAPDVTIQQFEYDLVTLKALPQGSYAVPCGRYRCVSQSDGTEGEFRMLVTDPATGADRWRTGPDQALLPTGDGFVVLDVSGTSNMRGVDAVYLADPDTGRPLVDLDGWLVLGAEDGSGDYVLLRDVGQTVQVARIVEGGVRVLGVLPRRAQRCFYRASRLACVFGGNHLALWRIGTPGGR, encoded by the coding sequence ATGCCGACCAGCCTGGGCGACAGGACCGAGATGATCGACCTGAGCGACGACTGGGCGCTGCCGGCCGAGGACCCGGGCAGCCCGCCGCTGCCGCCGCTGCGGGACCTGCGCAGACGCGCCGGGTATGCGGTGGCGCTGGCGCTCGCGGCAGTGCTGGGCGCCTCGGCGGCGCCGGTGCGCGACATCGCCGAGCTGGCCGCTTTCGAGCTGCCGGGGGTGTCGCAGTACACCGGCTCGGAGGCCGTGCAGCACTCGGGCGATCTGCTGCTGGTGCTGGGCACGACGTCCCTGACGGCGTACGCGTCCGCCGACGGCGCGCTGCGCTGGAGCACGCCCTACGCCACGCCCGTGCCCGGCCAGGGCTTCGCGACGGCGGCGGCCGGGGTGGTGCTGGCGGTGAGCGACACGGGGGTGACCAGCGTGTTCGACCGGGAGACCGGGGCGCCGCTGTGGTCGGCCCCGCGGCAGGTGTATCCGGTCGACGGCGTGGGTGTGCAGGTCGCCGTCTACGGCGACTGGTTCGACCCCGCCACCCCGGCGCCGGGCGCGCCGGACCGCCGGGCCGACGAGGTGACCGGCTACGACCTGCGCACCGGCCGGACGCTGTGGACGCTGCGGGGGACGCCGTTCGCGGCGGTCAACTCCGAGCGGGGCGTGGTCCTCACCGCCACGGCCCAGGGCGAGGTCGCGGTCCACGACGTGCACGACGGGCACGTGGTGCGCCGGGGGCAGGCCGGGTTCCCGCCGGGGCGGCCGGTGTTCCTGTACTCGTTCCAGGACTCGGTCCAGCTGGGGTCGATGCCGCCGGTCCGCGAACCGGCCGCGCCCGACGTCACCATCCAGCAGTTCGAGTACGACCTGGTCACACTCAAGGCGCTGCCCCAGGGTTCGTACGCGGTTCCGTGCGGGCGGTACCGGTGCGTCAGCCAGTCGGACGGGACCGAGGGCGAGTTCCGGATGCTCGTGACGGACCCGGCGACGGGCGCCGACCGCTGGCGCACCGGCCCGGACCAGGCGCTGCTGCCGACCGGGGACGGGTTCGTCGTGCTGGACGTCTCGGGCACCTCCAACATGCGCGGGGTCGACGCCGTGTACCTGGCGGACCCGGACACGGGCCGCCCGCTGGTGGACCTCGACGGCTGGCTGGTGCTCGGCGCCGAGGACGGCAGCGGGGACTACGTGCTCCTGCGCGACGTCGGCCAGACCGTGCAGGTGGCCAGGATCGTCGAGGGCGGCGTGCGGGTGCTGGGCGTGCTGCCGCGCCGGGCTCAGCGCTGCTTCTACCGCGCATCCAGGCTGGCCTGTGTCTTCGGTGGCAACCACCTGGCACTCTGGCGGATCGGCACGCCGGGCGGCCGCTGA